The Desulfobulbaceae bacterium genome contains a region encoding:
- a CDS encoding flavodoxin family protein: MAVKVLAVTGSPRKGGNTETLVAAILRGVTSAGGEVESIRLVDYTIGPCIGCGGCTKTGRCVINDDMQALYGKIDGAQAIIIASPVYFYALSAQTKIFVDRLQALWSRKKLLLERKSWVQDLSRKGYLVSLAATNGGKLFVGSQLCADYAFDAMGFVCGGDFLVRGVDQWGAMKKMESKMKEAELFGEALCCGTI; this comes from the coding sequence GTGGCGGTGAAGGTTTTGGCAGTGACAGGCAGCCCACGAAAAGGTGGTAATACGGAGACGTTAGTGGCTGCGATACTACGAGGGGTGACCAGTGCAGGGGGAGAGGTTGAGTCGATCAGACTTGTTGATTATACTATCGGACCTTGTATTGGTTGTGGTGGGTGCACTAAAACAGGACGATGCGTGATCAATGACGATATGCAGGCTCTTTATGGCAAGATCGATGGCGCTCAGGCAATCATTATTGCTTCGCCAGTATATTTTTATGCTCTGTCGGCCCAGACTAAGATATTTGTTGATCGTCTTCAGGCATTGTGGTCTCGAAAGAAGCTGTTGCTGGAAAGAAAGAGTTGGGTTCAGGATCTGAGCAGAAAAGGGTATTTGGTCTCACTTGCGGCGACTAATGGGGGCAAACTTTTTGTTGGATCGCAACTGTGTGCTGATTATGCATTTGATGCCATGGGGTTTGTTTGTGGGGGTGATTTTTTGGTACGTGGCGTTGATCAATGGGGGGCAATGAAGAAGATGGAGTCGA